One Bacteroidota bacterium genomic window, AGACCATGTTATCTGACCAGCACTTTGAACGCGGTTTGTGCTGGGACACGTATGGCGATGAAGATGACGTGTGGGGGCATGACGGAGGGGATCCGGGTGTAGCAACGTTTATGGGCTACACGCCGGCTGAAAACCTTGGCGTTGTCCTGTTCTTCAATGCCGGCAATTTCAGTGACAATACCAATGAGATGGTTTCTGCACTGTTTGAGGCTGCACGAACCGCTGCTTGATCACGTGTTACTCGGCAGCCTCGACTTTGGCGGCTTTTAATTCGGCGCCTTTACGATTGGCCGCAACACGTTTGACCAATTCATCTGTCATCACCCCGAGCAGGATGACCGCGCCAATGATTGCAAACTCCAGTTGGGTGGGGATACCGAGAATATTGATAGCGTTGTAAAGGACGCGCATCACGGCTGCTCCAATCACGACACCCAGAATAGTGCCTTCGCCACCGCGGAGGCTACATCCGCCAAGTACTGCTGCTGCAATTGCGTAGAGTTCGTAAAAGTTGCCATGCACAGCCGGCTGTACAGAGTTAACATCCAGCGCGAACAAGATGCCACCGATGCCCGCAGTAACCGAACCGATGATATAGGCGATGATGATCATACGCTGTGTATTTATCCCGCTGTATCGTGCAGCTTCTTCGTTGCGCCCCAGGGCGAGCAAGTAGCGCCCCCATACGGTGTAGTTGAGGAAAAGGCCAGCCAGCAGCGCAAGCACAACAAGCACGATAAAAGGCATGGGCAGACCAAACGCCTCTGTAATTTGAATGCGGCCGATGGCGAGTTGCCGCAAGCCATCAAACTGATTGCCGAAGCCCTGGGTTTGATCGCCGGTCATCCAGCGCGCAAAACCGCGATAAAACAGCAATCCACACAGGGTAACAACAAAAGGTTGCAGTCGCACCTTGGTAATGAGCAACCCGTGCAATACGCCAATAGCCAGTGAGACAAGGAGCACTGCAAGCAGCGACATCGGTACGGACCATTGCAAATTTATCAGCATCATGGGCAACAGGACCCCCACGAGGCCGATAACTGACCCCACGGACAGGTCAATTCCGCCGGTTATGATGATGAAAGCGGCTCCAATACTGATAATACCAAAAAGCGAAGTCCACCTGATGGTATTCTGCAAGTTGTAGGCTGTAAGAAAGCGCGGCTCAATAATCGCCGTGAAAATCAGTACTGCAATCAGCAGGCCCAGAATGCCTAGAATCTTTTTCATAATGGTGTGTAGATGGTGCGCCGTGTCTGGCGTTTTCCTGGCAGGTGGTAGGTACTCAAGCTGCTTTTTTGCCGGTTGCCAGGTGCATTACGGCTTCCTCGGTCAATTCGCTGCGTTGTAATTCTCCCGTAATCTGCCCTTCATGCATCACGAGCACGCGGTCAGACATACCCAGGATTTCTTCAAGTTCACTGCTTACAAACAAAATTGCCATACCCGACCGGGCAAGCGACTCCATGAGTTTGTAGACTTCTTCTTTGGCGCCGATGTCGATCCCGCGTGTGGGTTCATCCATCAGCAAAATGTCGGGCTGCATGGTCAGCCATTTGCCCAGCACCACTTTCTGCTGGTTGCCGCCAGAGAGGTAGCGGACAACCTGGCGGTCTGTTGGGGTTTTGATGTTGAGCCGACCAATCATCTCCTTCGTGTCATCAACTTCTTTTGTCCGGTTGAGGCTGCCCATTGTGAGCCGGTTACGCCACAACCCCGCAAGGCTCACGTTTTCCCGAACGTTCATTTCGATGATTAAGCCCTGCTCTTTGCGTCCTTCTGGCACCAGGGCAAGCCCGGCATTGATAGCGTCAAGCGGGCTTTGGAGTTGGACCTCCCCGTCTTTCAGTTTAATGGTGCCGCGAACAGCGCGGTCAACGCCAAAGAGTACGCGGAGCAATTCTGTGCGCCCTGAGCCTACGAGCCCGGAGATCCCAACAATTTCACCGCTGTGCACAGAAAAGTTGAGCGTATGCTCAGGCCATGCCGGCGTAGACAGGTTGGTGACTTCCAGCACTTTGTCGCCCCGTTGATGCGGGGACAACGCATAATACTGCGATACATCCCGCCCAACCATCATTTGAACCATGCCGTCATGGCTGATTTCATCTCGCAGCAGGGTGCCGGCATTCTCACCATCGCGAAGGACGAGCACCCGGTCGGAAAGCAGCTTGACCTCTGCCAGGCGGTGGGAAATATAAATGATACTTACACCTCGCTGCTTGAGGTCGCGCACTACCTCGAACAAACGTTCCGTTTCGCCGGCAGACAAGCTTGAAGTAGGCTCATCCATAATGATGACCCGCGCATTTGAGGAAACAGCTTTGGCTATTTCGACAAGCTGTTGTTGGCCAATAGAGAGTTCGCGCACCAGCGTATCCGGCGAGACCTGGAGCCCAATTTTGTCCAGCACTTTAGCTGATTCATCATAGATGATCCGCTTGTTGATCATCCCCATTCGACGGGGCTCTCGGCCCAGAAAAATGTTGGCACCAACCGAGAGGTTGTCAGAGAGGTTGAGTTCCTGATGGATGAGAGAAATGCCGAGGTCAGTTGCCTTCCTGCACGAATCAATTACGACAGGATTGCCCTCAAGAATGGTCTGCCCTTCATCGGGTAACTGGACGCCGGCAAGGATTTTCATCAGCGTGCTTTTGCCGGCGCCATTTTCCCCAATAACTGAAAGTACTTCGCCCTTGCCCAGGCTGAGGTCAACCTGATTCAGCGCAACTACGCCCGGAAAGCGCTTGGTAACGCTGCTTACTTGGAGCAGCGGGGCATTGTCCGGTGTGCTCATTCGGATTCGCTACGCAGTTGTTTGAGCTCTGTCCAGAATTCGTCAACATTCTCAGCAGTGATGGTCCGCGCCGGGATGTCGATGAATTTGCTTTCCGGAATAACGGATTCGTCGCCTCGTGCAAGAGCTGACAGCACACGGACAGATTCATACCCATACATATAAGGATTCTGAACCACGGTGCCTTGCATGTGGCCATCTTTGATACCTTGCAGTGTGTCGTCTTCCTCGTCGAATGCGATAACTTTGATTTGCCCCGCTTTGCCGGCTTCTTTTACTGCTTCGAGGCATTTGGGAGGATTGTAGCCAAACAGGCCAACCATTGCATCCAGTTCTGGATACTTGGCAATGGCATCTTCTGCCTGCGATTTGGCGCGCGCAAAATCAAATTGATCCGTACGGGTATCGATGATGGTATATTTCTCGCCAACAATTGGGCCCGTGTTCGGGTCGTTTTCGCGGTTGATGTCGAACGGGCGATCGAGCAATTCGTCGATTACACCTTGCCGGCGCTGGTCAGCATTGAGCTGGCCGAGGCGGCCTACAAAAATCATGACTTCGCCACCATCCGGCAAAGCTTCTTTTACCAGTTTGCCACACATCCGGCCTGCTGTATAGTTATCCATACCGATATACAGCTCGCGGTTGGTTTGCGGCGCATCAGAGTCGTGCGTGATGTAGCGTGTGA contains:
- a CDS encoding ABC transporter permease; translation: MKKILGILGLLIAVLIFTAIIEPRFLTAYNLQNTIRWTSLFGIISIGAAFIIITGGIDLSVGSVIGLVGVLLPMMLINLQWSVPMSLLAVLLVSLAIGVLHGLLITKVRLQPFVVTLCGLLFYRGFARWMTGDQTQGFGNQFDGLRQLAIGRIQITEAFGLPMPFIVLVVLALLAGLFLNYTVWGRYLLALGRNEEAARYSGINTQRMIIIAYIIGSVTAGIGGILFALDVNSVQPAVHGNFYELYAIAAAVLGGCSLRGGEGTILGVVIGAAVMRVLYNAINILGIPTQLEFAIIGAVILLGVMTDELVKRVAANRKGAELKAAKVEAAE
- a CDS encoding sugar-binding protein; this translates as MMKHHLLKSFVVLLLLAFAGCGEKSDSAQDIEVGYVTNGISDFWVIAEKGANDSAKEFGVDVSVMMPPEGTGDQKRMIQDLLAKGIDGVAVSPIDPANQVDILNEIASVTRYITHDSDAPQTNRELYIGMDNYTAGRMCGKLVKEALPDGGEVMIFVGRLGQLNADQRRQGVIDELLDRPFDINRENDPNTGPIVGEKYTIIDTRTDQFDFARAKSQAEDAIAKYPELDAMVGLFGYNPPKCLEAVKEAGKAGQIKVIAFDEEDDTLQGIKDGHMQGTVVQNPYMYGYESVRVLSALARGDESVIPESKFIDIPARTITAENVDEFWTELKQLRSESE
- a CDS encoding sugar ABC transporter ATP-binding protein, with translation MSTPDNAPLLQVSSVTKRFPGVVALNQVDLSLGKGEVLSVIGENGAGKSTLMKILAGVQLPDEGQTILEGNPVVIDSCRKATDLGISLIHQELNLSDNLSVGANIFLGREPRRMGMINKRIIYDESAKVLDKIGLQVSPDTLVRELSIGQQQLVEIAKAVSSNARVIIMDEPTSSLSAGETERLFEVVRDLKQRGVSIIYISHRLAEVKLLSDRVLVLRDGENAGTLLRDEISHDGMVQMMVGRDVSQYYALSPHQRGDKVLEVTNLSTPAWPEHTLNFSVHSGEIVGISGLVGSGRTELLRVLFGVDRAVRGTIKLKDGEVQLQSPLDAINAGLALVPEGRKEQGLIIEMNVRENVSLAGLWRNRLTMGSLNRTKEVDDTKEMIGRLNIKTPTDRQVVRYLSGGNQQKVVLGKWLTMQPDILLMDEPTRGIDIGAKEEVYKLMESLARSGMAILFVSSELEEILGMSDRVLVMHEGQITGELQRSELTEEAVMHLATGKKAA